One Gadus chalcogrammus isolate NIFS_2021 chromosome 4, NIFS_Gcha_1.0, whole genome shotgun sequence DNA segment encodes these proteins:
- the atp6v1f gene encoding V-type proton ATPase subunit F isoform X3, whose protein sequence is MFSRSLLVKPSSSMTPSWSVVVMWLLVCFVSGGPLTSLDVNNGTSFDPHDGNSTERNGNYTKSPKDPAPTSFDPDDGNITERYGNYTEVFLSTPGMRWPTHGVHSIPPSGDEIAGYATMDPHGNGKK, encoded by the exons ATGTTCTCTCGTTCACTGCTTGTGAAACCTTCCAGCAGCATGACCCCTTCATGGTCTGTCGTTGTGATGTGGCTGCTGGTTTGCTTTGTCTCTGGAGGTCCTCTGACTTCCTTAGACGTCAACAACGG AACGTCATTCGACCCACATGATGGCAATAGCACCGAAAGGAATGGCAACTACACCAA GTCGCCTAAAGACCCCGCACC AACGTCATTCGACCCAGATGATGGCAATATCACCGAAAGGTATGGCAACTACACCGA GGTTTTTCTGAGTACACC AGGCATGCGTTGGCCAACACACGGTGTTCATTCAATACCGCCGTCAGGGGACGAGATTGCAGGATATGCGACGATGGATCCTCATGggaatggcaaaaaataa
- the atp6v1f gene encoding V-type proton ATPase subunit F isoform X1 produces the protein MFSRSLLVKPSSSMTPSWSVVVMWLLVCFVSGGPLTSLDVNNGTSFDPHDGNSTERNGNYTKSPKDPAPTSFDPDDGNITERVFLSTPGMRWPTHGVHSIPPSGDEIAGYATMDPHGNGKK, from the exons ATGTTCTCTCGTTCACTGCTTGTGAAACCTTCCAGCAGCATGACCCCTTCATGGTCTGTCGTTGTGATGTGGCTGCTGGTTTGCTTTGTCTCTGGAGGTCCTCTGACTTCCTTAGACGTCAACAACGG AACGTCATTCGACCCACATGATGGCAATAGCACCGAAAGGAATGGCAACTACACCAA GTCGCCTAAAGACCCCGCACC AACGTCATTCGACCCAGATGATGGCAATATCACCGAAAG GGTTTTTCTGAGTACACC AGGCATGCGTTGGCCAACACACGGTGTTCATTCAATACCGCCGTCAGGGGACGAGATTGCAGGATATGCGACGATGGATCCTCATGggaatggcaaaaaataa
- the gcc1 gene encoding GRIP and coiled-coil domain-containing protein 1: MEKFGMSFGGGPSKKDMFDTIESQKKQLIQYQTRFKDVVRAYKGLMKEKEALEASLKVLTVSQEVDLGHQPWDGGSPTGPASVTSDLLDDRCSMHSADSLDTAASVTSEGARGEPVGDEQEGGGESEGAGARGQQAEPDASGSESAVGSGSGGRGPDQLLRQHTPPPPAAATGHPQAEADRRVTQLRTQLSTLTSSLATVSQEKSRMEASFQADKRNAKQELEELQGRLEEERRQHEARARAAQEQLAESKARVITQQHERAREQDDHALMLRELQELLREERDLRQEAELRLEDARAALQESARAAERGAECEARLRESGEQREEMRRGLRAAEEERRKPDPRVEELQRELAETKGHHQQQLQHEIRKASQAEERARCQAQGEEGRVASLEERLSELSALLGSCEKAKQRDQQSLQRLRDRLLQLDTENKTLAIAASARVSAADPSVVAVKGGDDDDDDARLDVGALKDKMERVKKLLMLASRRSPEEEQRRTAVGEIEKLSEPEDDGGGEQNGTELRCQQELRLLREEFERYKLRAQVVLKNKNTKDGCQAKELEAARDQLAELKEKYINLRIHADEADARHRRDVGEREQAAAALLPAHRQELERAEAAHREGLLRLEAELQKQRERVGALLDEKDRELEKLRSVALMCGGGPGQRHGRHDADSAGTPEGAGEAGRADGGEEVAACGQDAALEESEIITQALKLAGTSAPTQLLLYVEQLARREAEAGALRREKRRLEEDLHQLQGRLVGNGERHEEETAELRARLDKLTRDQGREGANLEYLKNVIYRFLTLQDVSGRRQTLGAILTILHFSPQEKKAVLKLQGQTWWPVVGK; this comes from the exons ATGGAAAAGTTTGGGATGAGCTTCGGGGGCGGCCCGAGCAAGAAAGACATGTTTGACACCATCGAGTCCCAGAAGAAGCAGCTGATCCAGTACCAGACCCGCTTCAAGGATGTGGTCCGGGCCTACAAGGGCCtgatgaaggagaaggaggccctggagGCCAGCCTGAAGGTGCTCACCGTGTCCCAGGAGGTGGACCTGGGCCATCAGCCCTGGGACGGCGGCTCCCCGACCGGCCCGGCCTCGGTGACCTCCGACCTCCTGGACGACCGCTGCTCCATGCACAGCGCCGACAGCCTGGACACGGCCGCCAGCGTCACGAGCGAGGGCGCCAGGGGGGAGCCGGTAGGGGACGAGCAGGAAGGCGGCGGGGAGAGCGAAGGCGCCGGCGCCCGGGGCCAACAGGCCGAGCCGGACGCCAGCGGCTCCGAGAGCGCCGTCGGCTCCGGCTCCGGCGGCCGAGGCCCGGATCAGCTCCTCAGGCAGCACACGCCCCCGCCGCCGGCGGCGGCCACCGGCCACCCCCAGGCCGAGGCGGACCGGCGGGTGACCCAGCTGAGGACCCAGCTCAGCACCCTGACCAGCTCCCTGGCCACGGTGTCGCAGGAGAAGTCGCGGATGGAGGCCAGCTTCCAGGCGGACAAGCGCAACGCCaagcaggagctggaggagctccagggccggctggaggaggagcggcggcAGCACGAGGCCCGGGCCCGGGCGGCGCAGGAGCAGCTGGCCGAGAGCAAGGCCCGCGTCATCACCCAGCAGCACGAGCGCGCCCGGGAGCAGGACGACCACGCCCTCATGCTGCGCGAGCTGCAGGAGCTCCTGCGGGAGGAGCGCGACCTGCGGCAGGAGGCGGAGCTCCGGCTGGAGGACGCGCGCGCCGCGCTGCAGGAGAGCGCGCGGGCGGCGGAGCGCGGCGCCGAGTGCGAGGCGCGCCTGAGAGAGAGCGGCGAGCAGCGGGAGGAGATGCGGCGCGGCCTgcgggcggcggaggaggagcgcaGGAAGCCCGACCCCcgggtggaggagctgcagagGGAGCTGGCCGAGACGAAGggacaccaccagcagcagctgcagcacgaGATCAGAAAG GCGTCCCAGGCGGAGGAGCGCGCCCGCTGCCAGgcccagggggaggagggccgcGTGGCCAGCCTGGAGGAGCGGCTGTCGGAACTGTCGGCGCTGCTGGGGTCCTGCGAGAAGGCCAAGCAGCGCGACCAGCAGAGCCTCCAGCGGCTGCGCGATCGCCTGCTGCAGCTGGACACGGAGAACAAGACGCTGGCCATCGCCGCGTCGGCCCGCGTCTCCGCCGCCGACCCGAGCGTCGTCGCCGTCAAGGGtggcgacgacgacgacgacgacgcccGCCTGGACGTGGGCGCTCTGAAGGACAAGATGGAGCGGGTGAAGAAGCTGCTGATGCTGGCGTCACGCCGCAGCCCCGAGGAGGAGCAGCGGCGGACAGCGGTCGGGGAGATCGAGAAGCTGTCGGAGCCGGaggacgacggcggcggcgagcAGAACGGCACGGAGCTGCGCTGCCAGCAGGAGCTGCGGCTGCTGCGTGAGGAGTTTGAGCGCTACAAGCTGCGGGCGCAGGTGGTGCTGAAGAACAAGAACACCAAGGACGGCTGCCAGGCCAAGGAGCTGGAGGCCGCCCGCGACCAGCTGGCCGAGCTCAAGGAGAAGTACATCAACCTGCGGATCCACGCGGACGAGGCGGACGCCCGGCACCGGAGGGACGTGGGGGAGCGCGagcaggcggcggcggcgctgctGCCGGCCCACCGGCAGGAGCTGGAGCGCGCCGAGGCGGCGCACCGCGAGGGCCTGCTgcggctggaggcggagctgcaGAAGCAGCGGGAGCGCGTCGGCGCGCTGCTGGACGAGAAGGACCGCGAGCTGGAGAAGCTGCGGTCGGTCGCGCTGATGTGCGGCGGCGGGCCGGGCCAGCGCCACGGGCGCCACGACGCCGACTCCGCCGGGACcccagagggggcgggggaagcCGGAAGGGCCGACGGCGGCGAGGAGGTGGCGGCGTGCGGACAGGACGCGGCgctggaggagagcgagatCATCACGCAGGCGCTGAAGCTGGCGGGCACCAGCGCGCCCACGCAGCTGCTGCTCTACGTGGAGCAGCTGGCGCGGCgggaggcggaggcgggcgCGCTGCGGCGGGAGAAGCGGCGGCTGGAGGAGGACCTCCACCAGCTGCAGGGCCGGCTGGTGGGCAACGGGGAGCGGCACGAGGAGGAGACGGCGGAGCTCCGGGCGCGGCTCGACAAGCTGACGAGGGACCAGGGCCGGGAGGGCGCCAACCTGGAGTACCTGAAGAACGTCATCTACCGCTTCCTCACGCTGCAGGACGTCAGCGGCCGCCGGCAGACCCTGGGCGCCATCCTCACCATCCTGCACTTCAGCCCCCAGGAGAAGAAGGCGGTGCTGAAGCTGCAGGGGCAGACGTGGTGGCCCGTGGTGGGCAAGTAG
- the LOC130380426 gene encoding putative C-type lectin domain family 20 member A, with product MQETILLFCLSGLFLGHHALPPIKSYYYVDQKLSWTDAQQHCRERNGDLATVDNVVDLQHLQESRTGFNYDNDFMWIGLYDDRTRWKWSLRDQDYKLGQNYGTWVGVNPDFYDNEENCTTMYSTGSWMDKSCDARFSAACFDDEEPNYILVPNPMTWYEALQYCRSHYTDLASVSNAAENDKVLALQPFETWIGLHRYPWSHWSDGSRATFLNWGPGEPNSSEGPIAPRCVKMSVNSGPFFDEECRLLYNFACQGNLKQRSTFKIKISSEADMTDPEVGRQILEQLHAKLAEVGVTGTNISWVLEDGQVFHKDQPSKT from the exons ATGCAGGAGACCATACTGCTCTTCTGTCTTTCAG GGCTCTTCCTGGGCCACCATGCCTTGCCTCCTATCAAATCCTACTACTACGTGGACCAGAAGCTGAGCTGGACCGATGCTCAGCAACACTGCAGGGAGCGGAATGGGGACCTGGCCACCGTAGACAACGTAGTGGACCTCCAGCACCTGCAAGAGTCCAGAACGGGCTTTAATTACGACAATGACTTCATGTGGATCGGACTTTATGATGACCGCACTCGATGGAAGTGGTCCCTCAGAGACCAGGACTACAAACTTGGCCAAAACTATGGAACGTGGGTCGGAGTTAATCCAGACTTCTATGATAACGAAGAGAATTGTACAACTATGTACTCTACTGGTAGCTGGATGGATAAGTCGTGCGACGCGCGATTTAGTGCGGCTTGCTTTGATG ATGAAGAGCCCAACTACATCTTGGTCCCAAACCCAATGACTTGGTACGAGGCGTTGCAATACTGCCGGTCTCACTACACTGACCTGGCCAGTGTCAGCAACGCGGCTGAGAACGACAAAGTTTTGGCACTTCAGCCATTTGAAACATGGATTGGTCTCCACAGATATCCGTGGTCCCACTGGTCTGACGGAAGTAGAGCCACCTTCTTGAATTGGGGACCAGGTGAACCAAACAGCTCTGAAGGCCCCATTGCTCCACGTTGTGTAAAAATGTCCGTCAACTCAGGGCCTTTTTTTGATGAGGAATGCAGACTTTTGTATAACTTCGCCTGCCAGGGAAATCTGAAGCAACGGTCAACCTTCAAGATAAAGATCAGCTCTGAAGCAGACATGACGGATCCTGAGGTGGGACGGCAGATTTTGGAACAG CTCCATGCCAAACTGGCCGAGGTGGGTGTGACTGGTACAAATATCAGCTGGGTTCTCGAGGACGGACAGGTGTTTCACAAGGACCAGCCCAGCAAGACATGA
- the LOC130380779 gene encoding ADP-ribosylation factor 5-like yields the protein MGLTFSSLFTKLFGKKQMRILMVGLDAAGKTTILYKLKLGEIVTTIPTIGFNVETVEYKNICFTVWDVGGQDKIRPLWRHYFQNTQGLIFVVDSNDRERVAESKDELVKMLQEDELKDAVVLVFANKQDLPNAMPVNELSDKLDLHNLRTRTWQVQATCATQGTGLYEGLDWLSSELSKR from the exons ATGGGTCTCACCTTCTCGTCGCTGTTCACGAAGCTTTTCGGCAAGAAGCAGATGAGAATACTCATGG TTGGATTGGATGCTGCTGGAAAGACCACTATACTGTATAAACTGAAGCTTGGGGAAATCGTTACCACTATCCCGACAATCG GTTTCAACGTGGAGACGGTAGAATACAAGAACATCTGCTTCACTGTGTGGGATGTCGGCGGTCAGGACAAGATCCGACCTCTGTGGCGACACTACTTCCAGAACACGCAG GGCCTCATCTTCGTTGTGGACAGCAACGACCGAGAGAGAGTTGCAGAGTCCAAAGACGAGCTCGTGAAAATG CTGCAGGAGGACGAGCTGAAGGAcgcggtggtgctggtgtttgCTAACAAACAGGACCTGCCCAACGCCATGCCCGTCAACGAACTCTCCGACAAGCTGGACCTGCATAATTTGCGCACCAGGACC TGGCAAGTCCAGGCCACCTGTGCCACCCAGGGCACGGGACTCTACGAGGGACTCGATTGGCTATCCAGCGAGCTGTCGAAGCgctag
- the LOC130380771 gene encoding C-type mannose receptor 2-like isoform X2, translating into MQETILLFCLSGLFLGHHALPPIKSYYYVDQKLSWTDAQQHCRDLKGDLATVDNVVDLQHLNESRTGFNYDDDFMWIGLYDDRTRWKWSLGDQDYKIGQNYGTWTGGDPDFRRNEENCTVMFNTGKGLTGVWADTSCSEQRGAVCFDDEEPHYIALPKRMTWYDAMQSCRSNYTDLASVRNISESYNVSALIPEQAWIGLHRYPWSLWSDGSSATFLNWGPGEPNSSRGPIAPRCVKMSVNSGHFFDEECGLLYNFACQGNLKQRSTFKIKISSEADMMDPEVGRQILEQLHAKLAEVGVTGSNISWVLEDGQVFHKDQPSKT; encoded by the exons ATGCAGGAGACCATACTGCTGTTCTGTCTTTCAG GGCTCTTCCTGGGCCACCATGCCTTGCCTCCTATCAAATCCTACTACTACGTGGACCAGAAGCTGAGCTGGACCGATGCTCAGCAACACTGCAGGGACCTGAAGGGGGACCTGGCCACCGTAGACAACGTAGTGGACCTCCAGCACCTGAATGAGTCCAGAACGGGCTTTAATTACGACGACGACTTCATGTGGATCGGACTTTATGATGACCGCACCCGTTGGAAGTGGTCCCTCGGAGACCAGGACTACAAAATTGGCCAAAACTATGGAACGTGGACTGGTGGTGACCCAGACTTCCGTAGGAATGAAGAGAATTGTACAGTTATGTTCAATACTGGTAAAGGATTGACCGGAGTGTGGGCCGATACATCGTGCTCTGAACAACGCGGTGCAGTTTGCTTTGATG ATGAAGAGCCCCACTACATCGCGCTCCCAAAACGTATGACTTGGTATGATGCAATGCAATCCTGCCGGTCTAACTACACGGACCTGGCCAGTGTGCGCAATATTTCTGAGAGCTACAATGTATCGGCACTCATTCCAGAACAAGCATGGATTGGTCTCCACAGATACCCGTGGTCCCTCTGGTCTGACGGAAGTAGTGCCACTTTCTTGAATTGGGGACCCGGTGAACCAAACAGCTCTCGAGGCCCCATTGCTCCACGTTGTGTAAAAATGTCCGTCAACTCAGGGCACTTTTTTGATGAGGAATGTGGCCTTTTGTACAACTTCGCCTGCCAGGGAAATCTGAAGCAACGGTCAACCTTCAAGATAAAGATCAGCTCTGAAGCAGACATGATGGATCCTGAGGTGGGACGCCAGATTTTGGAACAG CTCCATGCCAAACTGGCCGAGGTGGGTGTGACTGGGTCAAATATCAGCTGGGTTCTCGAGGACGGACAGGTGTTTCACAAGGACCAGCCCAGCAAGACATGA
- the LOC130380771 gene encoding C-type mannose receptor 2-like isoform X1, translating to MFFCYRMQETILLFCLSGLFLGHHALPPIKSYYYVDQKLSWTDAQQHCRDLKGDLATVDNVVDLQHLNESRTGFNYDDDFMWIGLYDDRTRWKWSLGDQDYKIGQNYGTWTGGDPDFRRNEENCTVMFNTGKGLTGVWADTSCSEQRGAVCFDDEEPHYIALPKRMTWYDAMQSCRSNYTDLASVRNISESYNVSALIPEQAWIGLHRYPWSLWSDGSSATFLNWGPGEPNSSRGPIAPRCVKMSVNSGHFFDEECGLLYNFACQGNLKQRSTFKIKISSEADMMDPEVGRQILEQLHAKLAEVGVTGSNISWVLEDGQVFHKDQPSKT from the exons atgtttttttgttacagGATGCAGGAGACCATACTGCTGTTCTGTCTTTCAG GGCTCTTCCTGGGCCACCATGCCTTGCCTCCTATCAAATCCTACTACTACGTGGACCAGAAGCTGAGCTGGACCGATGCTCAGCAACACTGCAGGGACCTGAAGGGGGACCTGGCCACCGTAGACAACGTAGTGGACCTCCAGCACCTGAATGAGTCCAGAACGGGCTTTAATTACGACGACGACTTCATGTGGATCGGACTTTATGATGACCGCACCCGTTGGAAGTGGTCCCTCGGAGACCAGGACTACAAAATTGGCCAAAACTATGGAACGTGGACTGGTGGTGACCCAGACTTCCGTAGGAATGAAGAGAATTGTACAGTTATGTTCAATACTGGTAAAGGATTGACCGGAGTGTGGGCCGATACATCGTGCTCTGAACAACGCGGTGCAGTTTGCTTTGATG ATGAAGAGCCCCACTACATCGCGCTCCCAAAACGTATGACTTGGTATGATGCAATGCAATCCTGCCGGTCTAACTACACGGACCTGGCCAGTGTGCGCAATATTTCTGAGAGCTACAATGTATCGGCACTCATTCCAGAACAAGCATGGATTGGTCTCCACAGATACCCGTGGTCCCTCTGGTCTGACGGAAGTAGTGCCACTTTCTTGAATTGGGGACCCGGTGAACCAAACAGCTCTCGAGGCCCCATTGCTCCACGTTGTGTAAAAATGTCCGTCAACTCAGGGCACTTTTTTGATGAGGAATGTGGCCTTTTGTACAACTTCGCCTGCCAGGGAAATCTGAAGCAACGGTCAACCTTCAAGATAAAGATCAGCTCTGAAGCAGACATGATGGATCCTGAGGTGGGACGCCAGATTTTGGAACAG CTCCATGCCAAACTGGCCGAGGTGGGTGTGACTGGGTCAAATATCAGCTGGGTTCTCGAGGACGGACAGGTGTTTCACAAGGACCAGCCCAGCAAGACATGA
- the atp6v1f gene encoding V-type proton ATPase subunit F isoform X2 has product MAGRGKLIAVIGDEDTCTGFLLGGIGELNKNRKPNFLVVEKDTSITEIEETFKSFLVRNDIGIILINQFIAEMIRHAIDGHMESIPAVLEIPSKEHPYDASKDSILRRAKGMFSAEDFR; this is encoded by the exons ATGGCAGGACGCGGTAAATTAATCGCGGTTATCGGCGACGAGGACACTTGCACTGGGTTCCTCCTGGGAGGCATCGGCGAGCTGAACAAGAACCGTAAACCCAATTTCCTAGTGGTGGAAAAGGATACGAGTATCACGGAGATTGAAGAGACCTTCAA GAGCTTCTTGGTCCGTAATGACATCGGGATCATTCTGATCAACCAGTTTATCGCCGAGATGATCCGCCATGCGATCGACGGCCACATGGAGTCCATCCCTGCCGTCCTAGAGATCCCGTCGAAGGAGCACCCCTACGACGCGTCCAAGGATTCTATTTTACGCAGGGCCAAAGGGATGTTTTCTGCAGAAGACTTCCGATAA
- the lamtor4 gene encoding ragulator complex protein LAMTOR4 produces MTTAALTQGLERIPDQLGYLVISEEGVLASAGELENDEHTAGVIMQMVRTACRFRLQGAAEPPFKRISVMLEDFVYTVTVSGQKVFVVKRQNNQHAPVTV; encoded by the exons ATG ACCACAGCCGCCCTGACCCAGGGTCTCGAGCGGATCCCCGACCAGCTGGGTTACCTGGTGATCAGTGAAGAAGGCGTCTTAGCG TCGGCCGGGGAGTTAGAGAACGACGAGCACACGGCTGGAGTCATTATGCAAATGGTGCGGACAGCATGTCGCTTCCGGTTGCAGGGCGCCGCTGAACCACCCTTCAAACGTATTTCAG TCATGCTGGAAGACTTTGTCTACACCGTGACGGTATCGGGGCAGAAGGTGTTTGTGGTGAAGCGGCAGAACAACCAGCATGCCCCTGTGACCGTCTAG